CGAACATCCGCAGCTACCCGCAGGGCTATGCCGTCGAGTCGCTGGGCACCTTCCCCAAGACGTGCCCCGTGAAGCACGCCACCGGGACGGCGCCCGCGGCCCAGGGCGGCGCCTGCCCCGTCACGGCGGCGCGCGGCGTCTCCGCTCGCGGCGGGGGCGACGCATGAGGGGACGGGAGCGCCCGTCCTACTCACTCACCCGGGTGGCCGTGAAGGCCCGCGTGACTTCGCATTGGTAATCCTCGTAGCCGGTGGGGTTCGTCGGGCCCCGCTCCACCTTGTACGTCCCGCGCCACGTCAGCGGCTGGGTGGCGCTCTCGGGTACGGCATCCAGGCGCCCCTTCAACGCATAGACGTGGAGCTGTCCCTTGTTGGTCACGCTGTGATTGCCAGAGGCCTCCAACCGCAGCTCGCCCTCGCCGAAATACTGCCCTTGCATCGTCCGCTGCCCAATCCGGGCGAAGAAGTCTCCGTCCACCTCTTCGTACATCCAGGAGATGACCACGGGCTCCGTGGGGAGCCGGGCATCGACGGCCAGACAATCCGCTGGAAACTCCGAGCTGTCATCGAAGGCGAGCTGCCAGGTCCCGACGATTTGACAGTGGGAGGTGCACTCACCGCCCAGGTCGGGGCCATTGCAGCCGCTGCCCATTCCACTGCCCGAGGTCAGCATCGCCAGGGCAACGAGGACGGGGATGCGCAGGCACTTCAGGGCCTTCGAGGAACGGCTCGGCGTGACTTCAGCGGGCATGCGGTTTCCAGTCGTCTGTCTTTGATGCGACATCCAACATAGCCGACCCGTCCCGGGCGGAGAATGCGCCCACCCCGCACGGGCGTCCCGACTAGGTTCCGGTTTTCCCCGTTTCAATCCAGTCTGGAGCCATTGATGCGTGCGTTGAAGTCTCTCCTGGCGTCAGCCCTGATGGGGCTGCTCCCCGCCTGCGGGCCGGAGTCCTCCCCTGCTGACGCCCCCCATCCAGCACCAGAGGCCACCGGGACGCACGAGCAGCATGTCCGGCTCTCCATCAAGAACGCGGACCCTTCCATCATTCGCGTGGGCGGCACGTACATCTCCGTGGAGTCGGATGGGAGCCGGCTCTACGTGCGCATGGCGTCCTCGGTGAATGGGCTGGCGGGCGTGGCCCGGCAGCTCGTCTGGAACAACCCGCAGGGACTGGGCGAGGTCTGGGCGCCCGAGCTCGTCATGGATGGCGCCACCTATGTCATCTACTTCGCCGCGGGCACCGGCAGCGCCCACCGCATGTATGTCATCCAGTCCGCGTCACCCGACCGGGGTTACTCGGCGGCGGTGCGGATGGCGCTGCCCGGGGACAAGTGGGCCATCGATGGAACGGCCTTCACCTACCAGGGGCAGCGCTACTTCGTCTGGTCGGGCTGGGAGGGTGACACCAACGGCGAACAGACGCTCTACATCGCGCGGATGTCGAGCCCCACCACCATCACCGGCGGACGCCATGTCATCTCCCAGCCCCGGGAGTGGTGGGAGAAGGTCGACGTCAATCCGCCCACCCGCGTCAACGAGGGGCCCGAGCCCATCATCGACCCGAGCGGCCAGCTCCACGTCGTCTACTCCGCCAACGGGAGCTGGGCCACGAACTACTGCCTGGCGGACCTGCGCCTGCGCGCGGGCGGCGACCCGCTGTACGTCTGGGATTGGTTCAAGTCCAACGGCTGCCTCTTCAGCGCCAACGGCGGCATCATGATGAATGGCTGGCACCCCACCCTGTACTCCAAGGGCGTGGGGCACCACTCCTTCGTCCTGCTCCACGGTGACCCGAACACCAGTCCGCCCGCGGGCCCCCAGTTCCCGCTCGCCTTCCACGGCGTCCCCAACGGCGACAACCCCAATCCCTTCTGGTCCGGCCGGTACTGGTACTCGGGCACCTTCCAGTGGTGGGGCAACATCACCTACTCGCGCGGCGACCAGCGCAACACGGGCTGGAGCTTGAAGTTCTACGAGTAGTTCCGACTTGGCGTCAGCTTCCCGACATCAGCGCTTTTGTGGGCGAAATAATCACCCCAGGAAACTCTCGCCCACATGCCCCGACAATCATTTCAACGAAGCACACGCTACGGGCGGCCGAGGCCGCCTGGGGGGGAAGACGCCATGCTCAGCCTGTTCAAGATCAAGAGCAACCACACGTTCCAGAATCCGATGCGGAAGGAGATCGACCAGACCACGCAGGGCAAGAAGAGCGACTACGCCCACGCGGTCGGCGGTGTGAATCAGATTCTCGACCGGGGCAACATCGGCATCTCGTCGCGTTCGCAGGCGAGCGTCATCGACAACGTGAAGAAGGTGGAGACGGGCGAGCGCAGCGAGGTCAACGCGCACCAGCGCGAGGCGCTGAACTTCGGCCGGGATGCCTTCGAGAGCGCCAAGAAGGGCCAGTACAAGCAGGCCAGCGTCGAGGCCTTCGGCTCCACCGTCAACGCGCTCGCGTCTGGCTTCAAGTCCCTCTACACGGAGACGCCGCTGGAGCAGCGCGGCATCACGCCCCACTGAGGCTCACCGTGAAGCCCCCTGGCCCAGGGGGCTTCGCGCCCGCGTGAGGCGCGCAGCCCCGCGCCTCACGCTGAGGAGTGCCCGGCGGTGGCCACCTCCGCCGAGCGATCATGCGCTGGCGGGTGCGTCAGGGACCGCGCACCCGTCCATGAACCGGGGCTGCTCGAGCGCCGTGCTTCAGCGCGCGTCCACCGGCTGCGTGCGGCAGGTCACGTTCGCGGGCATGGCCCACAGGGCGTCACCGCGCGTGTTGGAGTAGGCCCGGAAGAAGACGGTGCCACCCACGCGGGTGAAGGCCTCTGGCCTGGAGCCGCCCAGGGGCGTGAGGTCCGCGACCATGCCGGTCCGTTCCAGCGAGCCGTCCGTCACCCACGGCTCCAGCCCCGTGGTGCCATCCGAGTTGCTGAAGAGCAGCGTTCCCGCTCCGGTGTTGAACAGCGGGGAGCTGCGCTCATCGGAGGTGTTGAGCCCCCGGCCGAGCTCCCACGTCCCGCTCGCCGTGCCGTCCGTCGACCACAGGCTCACCTCACGAGGCGCGGGTCCGGGCGTGCCGATGCCCATGGACCAGTAGAGCCGCCCACCCGCGACGGTGGACGTCTGGACGAAGGGCCACGCGCCCGGCTCGCCCGCGAAGCGGTTGGGCACCGTCGTCACCGTCGCCTTGCCGCCGCCCGCGAGCGACACTCGCGAGATTCGCAGTCCCGTGCCCTCCGGCGTGGCGGCGGACAGGTAGACCTGTCCACCCAGCGCGCCCAGCAGCCCCAGGTATCCGCCAAACGACTCCAGCCGCACCGTGCCGCCCGGCGTGCCGTCCGTGCGCCACACCTCGGTGATGGGGCCCTGGTCATGCAGGATGAACACGCTCAGGCCGGTGTCGGTGTGCGCCGAGCCCATCATCGGGACCTGCCCCGCATCCAGGCGTTTGACGAGCACGGTCCCACGCTCGGTGCCATCCGTCCGCCACAGCGCGGTGCCATTCGCCGCGTCTTGCAGGATGAACAGCCGCTGCCCCGGAACCGGCAGCACCTGGGGAACCAGGTTGTACTGCGTCCCGAAGTCCCTCAGCCGGAACGTCCCCGCCTCCGTGCCATCCGACCGCCACAGCTCCAGCGGCCCCGGCACCGTGGGCCGGCGGAAGAAGGTCACCACATTCCCCACCGCTTGGAGGTACTCCAAGTAGGAGCTGTTGGGCCCCTCCGCCAGGTCCCGAACGAGCCGCGTCCCCGCCTCCGTCCCATCACTGACCCACAGCTCGCGGCCGAAGAGCGAATCACTCACCAGGAAGAAGAGCCGCGTCCCCACGGCGGTGAGCGAGCCCAATCCCTGGCCACCCGCCCCGAGGAACTCCCTCACGGGGACCGTGCCCTCGGACGTTCCATCACTGCGCCACAAGATGCTGCGGTCCGGATAGAGGTCCGCCGTGAAGAAGAGCGTGCCCTGCACGTTGGTCAGCCAGTCTGGAACCGGAGCCCCCGGCGACGGCAGCGGCGCGTCCGGCGGCAGGATGTCCTTCACCTTGTAGACCGCCCCGGGCGCGCAGGACTGGGACTGCCGCACCTGCTCCACCACGGGAGCACTCACGTCCTCCACGACGCCACCGCAGCCCAGACCACTCAGCCCCGCCAGGACACACCACACCCCTACGCGCATGTTCACTCCTTGCTGGCCCCTGAAACCCGGGGACGGTGGGAAGTGAGGTGGCGTGCGGCCACTGCCCCGGAGGGCATGTGTCTGGGAAGGAGCCGACGTTTGTTGGAGCCCCTTCCACCCAAGGGATGACTGCAATGAAAAGTCACGCTGCGGCTGTCTTTTGACGCAACACCTGGCACGTTCTTCAGCGCGCCAGGGAGATGCGGCATCATCCCCGCCTTCCATCCCCGGAGGGAGCCGTCCATGCGCGCCTCGCGACTCGTTGCCTCGATGACCGCCGTTCTTGCCCTGTCACTCACCGCCTGCGGAGTCGAAGACGCCAGCATGGACATGCCCGAGGCCGAGACGCTGGACAGCGTCGAGCAGGCCCAGGGCATGCCTCCGCACTGTCCGAACAACGACCTCGTCTATTGGACCGAGAACGTGCAGGCCTGTATGAGCTGCGGTTCGGTGCGTCAGCCCGGACAACAGGCCACGCAGTACGCGGCGTGCCGGTCCAACGCGGCGAACACGCGCACGCTCATCAACGTCCGGTACTGCATCCTGGGCTGCGACCCGCTCTAGGCGCCAGGCCCCGCGCTAATGCACACGGCGTGAGAGGTGTTCGGCGAAGAAGTCGAACATGCGCACGTCCGTCTGCGTCCGGCCCAGGGGCTGACAATGAAACTGGGCCCCGTCCTCGCGAACGAACCGGGCGAGCACCTTCTCGCCCGGCAGCGCGTGATACAGCGCCTGGGATTGACCGGGCCAGAACTGCTCGTCATCCGGGTCGGTGATGAGCAGGGGCGTGGAGATGCGGTCCACGACATCACGCAAGTGATAGCGGGACACCTCCGTGAAGGTGTCGAACGGCGTCCGCATGCCGTAGGGCCGGCTGCGGAAGGCCAGCACGCGTTCCAGCACCGGGTCCGCCTCCGCGTCGCGCATCGCCGCGTTGAACGCCTCCCGGTCCCCCGAGCGCAGCAACGCGACGAGCTCCGGCGGCAGGTTCGACGTCCACGACGTGGAGACATCCATGACCCCTGGGTCCGCCACGGCGGCGACGAAGCGGTGCTCGAAGGCCAGCGCCCGGGGCAGCCAGAAACCCGCCTGGCTGATGCCATAGGCCAGCAGGGCCTGGGCGTCCACGTCCGGACGGGCCACCAGCGTGTCGACCACGGGGACGAGCACGGCCTCCCAGTCCGGCCGGAAGGGAATGCCCTTCTCGAACAACATGGACTGCTGGCCGGGCCCGTCATAGACAAAGGCATTGAAGCCCCGTCGCAGCGCGCCCGAGACGCCTGAGCCCCACAGCGCCGTGAGCGAGCCGTCACTGCCATTCGTCAGCACCAGCGTGGGCCGCGCCGTGCCCGTGGCATCGGGCCGCAGCAGGTACCCGGGGAGCGCCCCGCCCTCGTAGGGAATGTCCACCCGGGTGAAGCAGCCCTGGGAGTGGTCGACGACCGCGTCCCAACACTTCCGGTGCAGGGAGAAGGTCGGCGCCAGGACACGCGGGTCCGCCATGCCCGTGGTGAAGACCAGGGCGCGGGAATAGGCCTCCGACGCGGCCAGGAAGGCCCAGCGCGCACGCTCGGCCTGTCTCCTGGCGACACTGGCTTCCGCCTCCGTGCTCAGCCGCTCCGCCCGGGCACGCCAGGCACGGAACCAACCGTCCGCGCTGCCGTCCTCGATGGCCGCGAGCGTCGCCAACACCTGACCCACGTCGCCCACGCCCTGCGCGGCGAGCCCGAGCGCGAGCCGTGCCTCGAAGTCGAAGTCCGGGTCCTCGAAGAAGCGCTGGGGAATCCCCGCGCCGGTGTGACCAAGGGTCGTGGGTGCTTCGCCCATGGCGTCCTCCCGAAGGAGAACGTCCTTCCGGTGCGACTGGATTCAAACAACCAGCCTGGCGGCCCGAAGCCCGCCGAGAAGTCCCGCCCCTCGGTGCGACACCCCCGAGGCCAACCGACCCGGGGGTTTCCACCACGAACCTTCTCATTCTCGATACACAATATCAGACATTTGCATTGCCTTATCGGGCCGTGGCACATTTCAAATCGCTGACCCTCGTGGCAGCAAAAAGCAACACGCCCACACTTCGACCCAGGAGTTCGCCATGAAGAAGGCCCTCTACTCTTTGGCTGTGCTGATGCGGTTTGCTCGCGCGGACAAGCTCTCCGTCCCGTATCACTATTACTAGCCAAGGACCGTCAGGCATTGTGCCCTGACGGTTGGACTGGAAGAACCTGTCGACGTGGGAGGAGTCCACGCGCTCCCTCCCGCGCCGCTGATGTCCCTGTCTCTCCCCCCAGGAACGCTTCCATGCCGCAGGTGCGCCTTCCCCCTGGGCCCAAGGGCCACTTCATCGCGGGCAACCTGGTGGAGTTCTCGGAAGACCCGCTGGGCTTTCTCACACGCTGCGCCCGGGAATACGGCGACGTGGTGCGTCTGGGAAAGAGGAACTTCCTCCTCAACGACCCGGACCTCATCGAGAAGGTCCTGGTCAACGGCGACGGCAACTTCGTGAAGCTCGCCGGCGTCGGGCAAGGGCAGCGCCACCGAGGCGGCTTTCCCGAAGCGATGATGAACAGCGAGGGCGAGGACTGGCTGCGCAAGCGGCGGCTCGTCCAACCCGCGTTCCATCGCAAGCACGTGGCGGCGTGTGGCGACACCGTGGTGTCCCTCACCGAGCAGATGCTCCAGACCTGGCGCCCGGGAGACGCGCGCGACGTGCACGCGGAGGTGTCCGCGCTGGCGCTCGGCATCGTCAGCCGCTTCCTCTTCCACACGCCCATCGACGACGAGGCACGGCACGTGGCCGACGCCGTGGACGCCGTCATGCGGCACACCGACAGCCCCCTGCGCCCGCCCATGTGGGTGCCCACGCCCACCAACCTTCGTCTGCGCCGGGCTCTCGACCGGCTCGACACGCTGCTCACGACGCTCCTGCGCCGCTACCGGGAACATCCCGAATCGCGCACGGACCTGCTGGCCCTGCTGCTGTCGTCTCCCGTGCCACTCTCGGAGGCCCAGCTCCGAGATGAGCTGGCGACGATGATCCTCTCCGGCCACGAGACGACGGCGGATGCGCTCGTGTGGGCCTGGTACCTGCTGGCCCAGCATCCCGAGGCCGAAGCCCGCCTGAGAGAGGAGTTGGACACGGTGCTGGGTGGTCGCCTGCCCGGGGCCGAGGACCTTCCGCGCCTGAGCTTCACGGAAGCCGTGGTGAAGGAGGCCATGCGCCTGTACTCGCCGGCGTGGATCACCAGCCGGGAGGCGCTGCGCGACTGTGAGCTCGGGGGCTTCCACGTCCCAGCGGGCACGACGCTGGCGGTGAGCCAATGGGTCACCCACCGCGACCCGCGCTACTTCGATGCGCCCGACGCCTTCCGCCCGGAGCGATGGCTGTCCGAGGACGCCACGCGCCGGCACAAGTACGTCTACTTTCCGTTCGGCGGCGGCCCGCGGTTCTGCATCGGCGCCGCGCTGGCCATGATGGAGACGGTGCTCATCACCGCCTGCGTGGCGCGGCGGTACCGGCTGGAGCTGGCCCCAGGCTGCGTGGTGCGGCCCCGGCCGGCGCTCGCGCTCCAGCCCCTGGGCGTCCGGCTCATTCCCCATCCCCGCGCGGCGCGGGGACTCGAAAGCGAGGCGCGGCATGCGGCACGAGCCTGAGGGCTGGGACATCCGGCGCGAGTTCTTCCGCTCGTCCTACCTGCTGGGCGCGCCCTGGGACACGGGACGCCCGCAGCGGGCGTTCGTCGAGCTATGGGAAGCCGGCGAGATTTCCGGCGAGGTGCTCGACGTGGGGTGTGGCTTCGCGGAGAACGCCCTGTTCCTCGCGGCCCAGGGGCTGCGGGTGTGCGGCGTGGACATGATGGAGCCCGCCATCTCCCGGGCTCGCGACGCGGCCTACGCGCGAGGACTCACCGCGGAGTTTCACATGGGCAACGCCCTGATGCTGCCGTCGCTGGGCCGGCACTTCGACACCGTCATCGACTCGGCGCTGCTGCACGTCTTCGAGCCCGGGGACCGGCAGGCGTTCGCCGCCAGCCTCGCGAGCGTGCTCCGTCCCGGCGGGCGCTACCACGCGCTGTACTTTCGAGAGGGCCCACGGGCCATCTCTCCCGAGGCCCTTCGCGCTGCGTTTGGTGAAGGCTGGCGCCTGCGGACCCTGCGCGAGGCCCACTACGAGCAGACGGACCCGGAAGGCGCGCCAGCCTGGCTCGCCTCCCTGGAACGGGTGGCGTCGTAGACCGGGGCGCTCACGCGTCCCCCGCCTCTTCCATCAGGAAGTCGATGACGGCGCGCACGGCGGGCAGTTGGCCCCTGCGATGCGGCGTCAGAATCGTCGTCGTCACCGTGCCGGCGGTCCATGCCGGCAGCACGTGGACCAACCGCCCCGCCTCCACGTCCGCGCGCGCGAGCGTCTCTGGCAGACAGAGGACGCCCAGGCCGGCGATGGCCGCGTGCAACAACACCAGGGACTCGTCGGAGGTCATTCGGACGCGCGGCACCACGGTGACGGCTTCACCGTTGCGCCCGCGCAGGTCCCAATGGGTGGCGGTGGCGCTGGTCAACATCCCGTCGTGTTCGTTCAGGTCCTCGGGCCGGCGAGGCTTGCCGCGCTCCGCCAGATAGCCCGGTGACGCCAGCAGGATGATGGACTCCGTCGACAGCTTTCGCTGCACGAGCCCGGAGACTGGCAGCGGCGAGAAGTGACTGCGCACCGCGATGTCGAAGCCCTCCTGCACCAGGTCCACGAAGCGGTCCGTCGCGTAGAGCTCCACGCGCAGCTTGGGATGCGCGCGCGCCAGCAAGGGCAGACGCTTCGCGAGCCGGAACTGCGCCGTGGGCACCGCCGCGGTGATTTTCACCACGCCGCTGGGCTCCGACTGGCGGCGGCGGACCACGTTCGCCGCGGCCTCCGCTTCAATCACAGCCGCTCGGGCGTGCTCGTAGAAGGACTGCCCCACGTCGGTGAGCTTGAAGCTCCGGGAGGTGCGCTGAATCAGCCGCGCACCGAGCCCGTCTTCCAGTTCGGCCACCCGCTTGCTGACCGTGGACTTGGGAATGTTCAACCGGCGGGCCGCCGCGGCGAAACCGCCGCTCTCCACCGCTTGGACGAAGATATGGAGGTCATTGAGATTCAAATCCCGCCTCATCGTCCACGGGTGTGGACCTTGCGTTCACGACCCGCTGTCTACACGGCGCGCGCCGACGCGGCCATCTTGTCTCCATGGAAGGCAGCTCGCCTCCAGTCCCACACAGGAGACCTCTCATGGAACTTCCCACCCTCTTCTACGGCATCCCCTCTGGCTGCTCATTCGGCTCCATCGTCGCGCTGGAGTGGCTGGGGCGCCCCTATCGGCTGTGCCGCATCGCCATGCCGGAGGACGTCACCTCCCCCGCCTACCGCCGCATCAACCCCGTGGGGGAGACGCCCGCGCTGATGACCGGCTCGGGAGCGCTCGTCCGCGAGAGCATGGCCATCCTCAACCACCTGGGCACACGAGGCGTCGACACCGGGCTGGCGTTCGCGCAGGGCACGCCGGAGTTCGACCGGCTGAATCAGATGATTGCCTATCTGAACACCACCTTCTTCGGGGCCTTCGCGCCGCTCTGGGACGTGCTCGACCACGACGGACTGTCGGACGTGGAGAAGAAGGTCCTCAAGGACTTCGGCGCGCGCAACGTCGTGTCCGCGCACGCACAGCTCGATGGCCTGATGGGAGACGGGCCCTGGCTGCTCGGGGAGCACCGCACCCTGGCGGATGCCTACTTCGCCGGCATCGCCCGGTGGACGCGGTATCACCAGGTGCTGGACCGCCGCGACTATCCGAAGCTCCAGGCGCTGTTCGAGCGGCTGGAGGCCGACCCCGGCGTTCAGTTCG
This genomic window from Myxococcus hansupus contains:
- a CDS encoding glutathione S-transferase family protein — translated: MELPTLFYGIPSGCSFGSIVALEWLGRPYRLCRIAMPEDVTSPAYRRINPVGETPALMTGSGALVRESMAILNHLGTRGVDTGLAFAQGTPEFDRLNQMIAYLNTTFFGAFAPLWDVLDHDGLSDVEKKVLKDFGARNVVSAHAQLDGLMGDGPWLLGEHRTLADAYFAGIARWTRYHQVLDRRDYPKLQALFERLEADPGVQFAHAIEKGESPRGNGAFQGHVRLDEVLQRVAA
- a CDS encoding cittilin family RiPP precursor encodes the protein MKKALYSLAVLMRFARADKLSVPYHYY
- a CDS encoding LysR substrate-binding domain-containing protein: MNLNDLHIFVQAVESGGFAAAARRLNIPKSTVSKRVAELEDGLGARLIQRTSRSFKLTDVGQSFYEHARAAVIEAEAAANVVRRRQSEPSGVVKITAAVPTAQFRLAKRLPLLARAHPKLRVELYATDRFVDLVQEGFDIAVRSHFSPLPVSGLVQRKLSTESIILLASPGYLAERGKPRRPEDLNEHDGMLTSATATHWDLRGRNGEAVTVVPRVRMTSDESLVLLHAAIAGLGVLCLPETLARADVEAGRLVHVLPAWTAGTVTTTILTPHRRGQLPAVRAVIDFLMEEAGDA
- a CDS encoding glycoside hydrolase family 43 protein, which translates into the protein MRALKSLLASALMGLLPACGPESSPADAPHPAPEATGTHEQHVRLSIKNADPSIIRVGGTYISVESDGSRLYVRMASSVNGLAGVARQLVWNNPQGLGEVWAPELVMDGATYVIYFAAGTGSAHRMYVIQSASPDRGYSAAVRMALPGDKWAIDGTAFTYQGQRYFVWSGWEGDTNGEQTLYIARMSSPTTITGGRHVISQPREWWEKVDVNPPTRVNEGPEPIIDPSGQLHVVYSANGSWATNYCLADLRLRAGGDPLYVWDWFKSNGCLFSANGGIMMNGWHPTLYSKGVGHHSFVLLHGDPNTSPPAGPQFPLAFHGVPNGDNPNPFWSGRYWYSGTFQWWGNITYSRGDQRNTGWSLKFYE
- a CDS encoding alpha/beta hydrolase family protein encodes the protein MGEAPTTLGHTGAGIPQRFFEDPDFDFEARLALGLAAQGVGDVGQVLATLAAIEDGSADGWFRAWRARAERLSTEAEASVARRQAERARWAFLAASEAYSRALVFTTGMADPRVLAPTFSLHRKCWDAVVDHSQGCFTRVDIPYEGGALPGYLLRPDATGTARPTLVLTNGSDGSLTALWGSGVSGALRRGFNAFVYDGPGQQSMLFEKGIPFRPDWEAVLVPVVDTLVARPDVDAQALLAYGISQAGFWLPRALAFEHRFVAAVADPGVMDVSTSWTSNLPPELVALLRSGDREAFNAAMRDAEADPVLERVLAFRSRPYGMRTPFDTFTEVSRYHLRDVVDRISTPLLITDPDDEQFWPGQSQALYHALPGEKVLARFVREDGAQFHCQPLGRTQTDVRMFDFFAEHLSRRVH
- a CDS encoding class I SAM-dependent methyltransferase; amino-acid sequence: MRHEPEGWDIRREFFRSSYLLGAPWDTGRPQRAFVELWEAGEISGEVLDVGCGFAENALFLAAQGLRVCGVDMMEPAISRARDAAYARGLTAEFHMGNALMLPSLGRHFDTVIDSALLHVFEPGDRQAFAASLASVLRPGGRYHALYFREGPRAISPEALRAAFGEGWRLRTLREAHYEQTDPEGAPAWLASLERVAS
- a CDS encoding cytochrome P450 produces the protein MPQVRLPPGPKGHFIAGNLVEFSEDPLGFLTRCAREYGDVVRLGKRNFLLNDPDLIEKVLVNGDGNFVKLAGVGQGQRHRGGFPEAMMNSEGEDWLRKRRLVQPAFHRKHVAACGDTVVSLTEQMLQTWRPGDARDVHAEVSALALGIVSRFLFHTPIDDEARHVADAVDAVMRHTDSPLRPPMWVPTPTNLRLRRALDRLDTLLTTLLRRYREHPESRTDLLALLLSSPVPLSEAQLRDELATMILSGHETTADALVWAWYLLAQHPEAEARLREELDTVLGGRLPGAEDLPRLSFTEAVVKEAMRLYSPAWITSREALRDCELGGFHVPAGTTLAVSQWVTHRDPRYFDAPDAFRPERWLSEDATRRHKYVYFPFGGGPRFCIGAALAMMETVLITACVARRYRLELAPGCVVRPRPALALQPLGVRLIPHPRAARGLESEARHAARA